Proteins co-encoded in one Thermochromatium tepidum ATCC 43061 genomic window:
- a CDS encoding thiamine-binding protein — protein sequence MSVILDLAIFPTDQGSSLSRFVAPVIAMIRDSGFEHQLSPMGTQIETDTLPEALAIIERANAILEGFGVERVYAVAKFDIRPGTRGRLIGKLDSVRRRLDAPTDDRP from the coding sequence ATGTCCGTGATCCTCGACCTCGCTATCTTTCCGACCGATCAGGGGAGCAGCCTCAGCCGGTTTGTCGCACCCGTGATCGCCATGATCCGCGACAGCGGATTCGAGCATCAGCTCTCGCCCATGGGTACCCAGATCGAAACAGATACGCTCCCGGAGGCGCTCGCCATCATCGAGCGCGCCAACGCCATCCTGGAGGGATTCGGCGTCGAGCGCGTCTATGCGGTCGCCAAGTTCGACATCCGCCCCGGGACGCGCGGACGCCTGATCGGCAAGCTCGACTCGGTACGCCGCCGGCTCGACGCACCGACGGACGACCGGCCATGA
- a CDS encoding NupC/NupG family nucleoside CNT transporter has translation MTRLQPLLGLSAFLALAWWLSEDRRAVRPRLVLAGLGLQCVMALALLKLPGAKDGFLVLNQLVLSIQSATQAGTELVFGYLGGGAAPFETVYPHNSFVLALRALPLILVISALSSLLFHWRILPLVVRGFAWLLRRTLGTDGPLGLAAAANVFVGMTEAPLLIRPYVSSLSRSALFGVMTCGMATIAGTVMLLYASLIGSVVPDAMGHILTASLINAPSALVIAGILIPEPTGTMPILDTRIERTTHSAMDAITRGTLEAIPLWLNIIAMLIVMVALVSLVNQALGLLPEVAGEPLTAQRLLGWLMAPVVWLIGIPWSESQTAGALMGVKTVLNELVAYLQLAALSPEALSERSRIILTYSLCGFANLGSLGILIGGLGALAPDRRPEIVALGFKSILAGTLATLMTGAVVAILL, from the coding sequence TTGACACGCCTCCAACCGCTGCTCGGGCTGTCGGCGTTTCTGGCGCTTGCCTGGTGGCTGAGCGAGGATCGGCGCGCCGTGCGCCCGCGGCTGGTACTGGCCGGTCTGGGGCTGCAATGCGTCATGGCACTGGCGCTCCTGAAGCTGCCGGGGGCCAAGGACGGTTTTCTGGTGCTCAATCAGTTGGTGCTGTCCATCCAGAGCGCCACCCAGGCCGGCACCGAGTTGGTGTTCGGCTATCTCGGCGGTGGGGCCGCCCCCTTCGAGACGGTCTATCCGCACAACAGCTTTGTGCTGGCCCTCCGCGCCCTGCCGCTGATCCTGGTCATCAGTGCGCTCTCGTCCCTGCTGTTCCACTGGCGCATCCTGCCGCTGGTCGTGCGTGGCTTCGCCTGGTTGCTAAGACGCACCCTAGGCACCGACGGGCCGCTCGGTCTGGCGGCGGCGGCCAATGTCTTCGTCGGCATGACCGAGGCGCCGCTGCTGATCCGGCCCTATGTGTCGAGCCTGTCGCGCTCGGCGCTGTTCGGCGTCATGACCTGCGGCATGGCCACCATCGCCGGCACCGTGATGCTGCTCTATGCCAGTCTCATCGGGTCTGTGGTGCCGGACGCCATGGGCCATATCCTGACCGCCTCCCTGATCAACGCCCCGTCTGCGCTGGTGATCGCCGGCATCCTAATCCCCGAGCCGACCGGCACCATGCCGATCCTCGATACCCGGATCGAGCGCACCACCCACAGCGCGATGGACGCGATCACGCGCGGCACGCTGGAGGCCATCCCGCTGTGGCTCAACATCATCGCCATGTTGATCGTCATGGTTGCCCTGGTCAGTCTGGTCAATCAGGCGTTGGGTCTACTGCCGGAGGTCGCAGGTGAACCGCTCACGGCCCAACGGCTGCTCGGGTGGCTGATGGCGCCTGTAGTCTGGCTGATCGGCATCCCCTGGTCTGAGTCCCAGACCGCAGGTGCGCTCATGGGGGTCAAGACCGTACTCAATGAGCTGGTCGCCTATCTCCAGCTCGCCGCACTGTCGCCCGAGGCACTCAGCGAGCGCAGCCGGATCATCCTGACCTATTCATTGTGCGGATTTGCCAATCTCGGCAGCCTCGGCATCCTCATCGGCGGGCTCGGCGCCCTGGCCCCGGACCGCCGCCCCGAGATCGTAGCGCTCGGCTTCAAGTCGATCCTCGCCGGTACGCTCGCAACCCTGATGACAGGGGCTGTGGTCGCAATCCTGCTTTGA
- the acnA gene encoding aconitate hydratase AcnA: MPNRFNAKSSLNVAGQEYEIFRLDAVPNSARLPFSIKILLENLLRHEDGVTVTREDIEYFSHWNPQAEPDKEIQYRPARVLMQDFTGVPAVVDLAAMRDAMRALGGDPNRINPLQPAELVIDHSIQVDHFGSDSAFALNAELEFQRNRERYTFLKWGQQAFDGLRVVPPDTGIVHQVNIEYLARVVFSRTVGGRTQAYFDTCVGTDSHTTMVNGIGVLGWGVGGIEAEASMLGQPVSMLVPRVLGFRLTGTLKEGVTATDLVLTIVERLRRHGVVGKFVEFYGPAIRRLPMGERTTIANMAPEYGATCGLFPIDQVTLDYLRLTGRDDHQIALIEAYCKAQGVWHTEDAPEAEYSETLELDLGEVVPSLAGPKRPQDRVALTAMASHFPEALAALKAERNLPTKGAAKAVIDGQEVEIADGSIVIAAITSCTNTSNPSVLIAAGLLAKKAVARGLRRAPWVKTAFGPGSMAVTRYLDRAGLTEPLKALGFHNVGYGCTVCIGNTGPLPEPISKAIAENALCAVAILSGNRNFEGRVHAEVRMNYLASPPLVVAYAIAGRIDLDPYQDPLTTDAQGQPVYLKDLWPTQDEIEAAIAEFVTPEAFRAAYADVFTGDARWQSLTAPSTQTYDWPADSTYIQKPPYFQGMRLEVAPVEDIQGARCLAVLGDSITTDHISPAGSIKPNSPAGQYLIAKGVDPKDFNSLGSRRGNHEVMMRGTFANIRLRNLMAPGTEGGVTRHQPSGETMSIYDAAMRYQAEGTPVIVIAGKEYGSGSSRDWAAKGPRLLGVRAVIAESYERIHRSNLVGMGILPLQFLAGENATTLGLTGTETFDILGLNDGAAKQVEVRATGADGSVKRFQARVRIDTPNEVDYYRHGGILQYVLRKLAA; this comes from the coding sequence ATGCCCAATCGCTTCAACGCCAAGTCCAGCCTGAACGTCGCCGGCCAGGAATACGAGATCTTCCGACTCGACGCCGTGCCCAACAGCGCGCGCCTGCCGTTCTCGATCAAGATCCTGCTCGAAAACCTGCTGCGCCACGAGGACGGCGTGACCGTCACACGCGAGGACATCGAGTACTTCAGCCATTGGAACCCCCAGGCCGAACCGGACAAGGAGATCCAGTACCGCCCGGCGCGGGTGCTGATGCAGGACTTCACCGGCGTGCCGGCGGTGGTAGATCTGGCGGCGATGCGCGATGCGATGCGCGCGCTCGGCGGCGATCCGAACCGGATCAATCCCCTCCAACCCGCCGAGCTGGTCATCGACCACTCGATACAGGTCGATCATTTCGGCTCCGATAGCGCCTTTGCGCTCAACGCGGAGCTTGAGTTCCAGCGCAACCGAGAGCGCTATACCTTCCTCAAATGGGGCCAGCAGGCATTCGACGGCCTCAGGGTCGTGCCGCCTGATACCGGGATCGTGCACCAGGTCAATATCGAGTATCTGGCCCGGGTGGTCTTCTCCCGGACGGTCGGTGGCCGGACCCAGGCCTATTTCGATACCTGTGTCGGCACCGACTCGCATACGACCATGGTCAACGGCATCGGCGTGCTCGGCTGGGGCGTGGGCGGTATCGAGGCCGAGGCCTCGATGCTGGGTCAGCCGGTGTCGATGCTGGTGCCCAGGGTCCTGGGCTTCAGGCTCACCGGGACACTGAAGGAAGGCGTGACCGCGACCGATCTGGTGCTGACCATCGTCGAGCGGTTGCGCCGACATGGCGTGGTCGGCAAGTTCGTCGAGTTCTATGGCCCGGCCATCCGCCGCCTGCCGATGGGCGAGCGCACCACCATCGCCAACATGGCCCCTGAATACGGCGCAACCTGCGGCCTATTCCCCATCGATCAGGTCACGCTCGACTATCTGCGTCTGACCGGGCGCGATGACCACCAGATCGCCTTGATCGAGGCCTATTGCAAAGCTCAGGGTGTGTGGCATACAGAAGATGCACCCGAGGCCGAGTATTCCGAGACGCTCGAACTGGACCTGGGCGAGGTGGTGCCCTCGCTTGCCGGTCCCAAGCGTCCACAGGATCGGGTCGCACTCACCGCGATGGCGAGCCACTTTCCCGAGGCGCTCGCGGCGCTCAAGGCCGAGCGCAACCTGCCGACCAAGGGCGCGGCCAAGGCCGTGATCGACGGCCAGGAGGTCGAGATCGCGGACGGCTCGATCGTGATTGCGGCCATCACCTCCTGCACCAATACCTCGAACCCCAGCGTGCTGATCGCCGCCGGCCTGCTCGCCAAGAAGGCCGTGGCACGGGGGCTTAGACGCGCACCCTGGGTCAAGACTGCCTTCGGCCCCGGCTCGATGGCCGTCACCCGCTATCTCGACCGCGCTGGACTGACCGAACCGCTCAAGGCGCTCGGCTTCCACAACGTCGGCTATGGCTGCACGGTCTGTATCGGCAATACCGGTCCGCTGCCCGAGCCGATCTCCAAGGCGATTGCCGAAAACGCGCTGTGCGCGGTCGCGATCCTGTCGGGCAACCGCAACTTCGAGGGCCGGGTCCATGCCGAGGTACGCATGAACTATCTGGCCAGCCCGCCGCTGGTCGTGGCCTATGCCATCGCCGGTCGTATCGACCTCGATCCCTACCAGGACCCCCTGACCACGGATGCCCAGGGCCAACCGGTCTATCTCAAGGACCTCTGGCCGACCCAGGACGAGATTGAAGCCGCGATCGCCGAGTTCGTCACGCCCGAGGCGTTTCGGGCCGCCTATGCCGATGTGTTCACAGGCGATGCGCGCTGGCAGTCGCTGACCGCCCCCAGCACCCAGACCTACGACTGGCCGGCAGATTCGACCTATATCCAGAAACCGCCCTATTTCCAGGGCATGCGCCTGGAGGTCGCCCCGGTCGAGGATATCCAGGGGGCGCGCTGTCTGGCCGTGCTCGGCGACTCCATCACCACCGACCACATCTCGCCTGCCGGTTCGATCAAGCCCAACTCGCCAGCCGGCCAGTATCTGATCGCCAAGGGCGTCGATCCCAAGGACTTCAACAGCCTGGGCTCAAGGCGCGGCAACCATGAGGTCATGATGCGTGGCACCTTCGCCAATATCCGGCTCAGGAACCTAATGGCACCGGGCACCGAGGGCGGGGTGACTCGGCATCAGCCGAGCGGCGAGACGATGTCGATCTATGATGCGGCCATGCGTTACCAGGCCGAGGGAACGCCCGTCATCGTCATCGCCGGCAAGGAATATGGCTCAGGGTCCTCGCGCGACTGGGCGGCCAAGGGCCCACGTCTGCTCGGGGTGCGCGCGGTCATCGCCGAGAGCTATGAGCGCATCCACCGCTCCAACCTGGTGGGCATGGGCATCCTGCCGCTTCAGTTCCTGGCAGGCGAGAATGCCACAACGCTGGGTCTGACTGGTACCGAGACCTTCGACATCCTCGGGTTGAACGACGGCGCGGCCAAGCAGGTCGAGGTCCGTGCGACCGGCGCCGACGGGTCGGTGAAGCGCTTCCAGGCGCGGGTGCGCATCGACACGCCGAATGAGGTGGATTACTACCGTCACGGCGGTATCCTCCAGTACGTGCTGCGCAAGCTCGCCGCCTGA
- a CDS encoding polysaccharide deacetylase family protein, with amino-acid sequence MYHQVGVFAPMRTHRANYCDHRRFAAQMALLAHLGYRVLSLDEGLAGLRGERPLPVRAVILTFDDAYDNFAEYAWPVLERHGFPATVYAISAWLGQRADWFAKDPGRPIPTLMTAARLRALHATGLIAIGSHSVDHLRLATLDPEAQRRQLVDSRSALEDILGAPVRHLCYPFGSFDRTTVQLAEEAGYVSATTCLRGAAGPEDHPLVLPRKAISFGDNLLGYWWKLAIKHAPKPELVEWRRRLAKAPASS; translated from the coding sequence ATGTATCACCAGGTCGGTGTGTTTGCGCCGATGCGCACCCATCGTGCCAACTATTGCGATCATCGGCGCTTCGCTGCTCAGATGGCCTTGCTCGCCCATCTCGGCTATCGGGTGTTGAGCCTCGATGAGGGCCTGGCCGGTCTGCGCGGCGAACGTCCGCTGCCGGTGCGTGCTGTGATCCTGACCTTCGATGATGCCTATGACAACTTCGCCGAGTATGCCTGGCCTGTGCTGGAGCGGCATGGCTTTCCGGCGACCGTCTATGCCATCAGTGCCTGGCTCGGACAGCGCGCCGACTGGTTTGCCAAGGATCCGGGGCGTCCGATCCCGACCCTGATGACTGCCGCACGTCTGCGCGCCCTGCACGCGACCGGACTCATCGCGATCGGCTCGCACAGCGTCGATCATCTCAGGCTCGCCACGCTCGATCCCGAGGCCCAGCGTCGTCAGCTCGTCGACAGCCGCAGCGCACTCGAAGACATCCTGGGCGCACCCGTCCGGCATCTCTGCTATCCCTTCGGCAGCTTCGACCGCACGACGGTGCAGCTGGCCGAGGAGGCCGGCTATGTGAGCGCAACGACCTGTCTGCGTGGTGCGGCTGGTCCGGAGGATCACCCATTGGTGCTGCCGCGCAAGGCGATCTCCTTTGGCGACAACCTGCTCGGCTATTGGTGGAAGCTCGCCATCAAGCACGCGCCCAAACCCGAGCTGGTCGAGTGGCGCCGACGTCTGGCCAAAGCGCCCGCTTCTAGCTAG
- the hflD gene encoding high frequency lysogenization protein HflD produces MPHTDLERTLALAGLYQAVYCVIHIARQGAVDAEFMEPCVYSLFQVDAESVESVFGEPGALAKGARQLVAQLTGQPERDLEMTRYAIQVIKLERELAKRLDLLDIIAKGIRQAEAKRAHFDLLHPSLLAHFANLYSRTLSQLQPRILIHGDPHYLRDPDNQNRLRALLLAAVRAARLWRQVGGSRWQLLFRNRPILQETQLYLARYD; encoded by the coding sequence ATGCCTCACACCGACCTTGAGCGCACCCTCGCCCTCGCCGGCCTCTATCAGGCCGTCTACTGTGTCATCCACATCGCCCGCCAGGGGGCGGTCGATGCCGAGTTTATGGAACCCTGCGTCTATAGCCTGTTCCAGGTCGATGCCGAGAGCGTCGAGTCGGTCTTCGGCGAACCGGGCGCCCTGGCCAAGGGCGCGCGTCAGCTCGTTGCCCAGTTGACCGGGCAACCCGAGCGCGACCTCGAGATGACGCGCTATGCGATCCAGGTCATCAAGCTCGAACGCGAGCTGGCCAAGCGGCTCGATCTGCTCGATATCATCGCCAAGGGTATCCGCCAGGCCGAGGCCAAACGCGCCCATTTCGACCTGCTCCATCCTAGTCTGCTGGCCCATTTCGCCAACCTCTACAGCCGGACGCTCAGCCAGCTGCAACCGCGTATCCTGATCCACGGCGACCCGCACTATCTACGCGATCCCGACAATCAAAACCGTCTGCGCGCCCTGTTGCTGGCGGCGGTACGCGCGGCTCGGTTGTGGCGTCAGGTCGGCGGATCGCGTTGGCAGCTGCTGTTTCGCAACCGACCGATCCTGCAGGAGACACAGCTGTATCTCGCTCGGTATGACTGA
- a CDS encoding TusE/DsrC/DsvC family sulfur relay protein, whose translation MAIEVKGRIIPTTEAGYLENYTDWDEDVARKLAEIEGIELTDKHWDVINYLRDEYINNNQNQPMERAVLKDMSKMWGTKLTSKDLYQLFPLAPTKQGTKIAGLPAVKRKGGY comes from the coding sequence ATGGCCATCGAGGTCAAGGGTCGCATCATCCCCACGACTGAAGCTGGTTATCTAGAGAACTATACCGACTGGGACGAGGACGTCGCCCGCAAGCTCGCCGAGATCGAGGGCATCGAGCTGACCGACAAGCACTGGGACGTGATCAACTATCTGCGCGATGAGTACATCAACAACAATCAGAACCAACCGATGGAGCGCGCGGTGCTTAAGGACATGAGCAAGATGTGGGGCACCAAGCTGACCAGTAAGGATCTCTACCAGCTCTTCCCGCTGGCACCCACCAAGCAGGGTACCAAGATTGCCGGACTGCCAGCGGTCAAGCGCAAGGGCGGCTACTAA
- a CDS encoding SufS family cysteine desulfurase has protein sequence MLKTSPERADRPVLDLEAIRAQFPILTAKLDERPLIYLDSAASTQQPECVIEAVADYHRGHHANIHRGAYRLSRTATRLYEEARERVARFLNAAEPVECLFTRGTTESINLVAASWGRATLQPGDEILVSTLEHHSNLVPWQMVAESRGVRLRAIPIDDAGELDLDAYRRLLSPRTRLVAVNQVSNALGTINPVAEIIAEAHAAGVLVLIDGAQWVAHGPTDVQALDADFYAFSGHKLYGPTGIGVLYGKRRLLESMPPYQGGGDMIERVTFERTTYAGLPNRFEAGTPHISGAVGLAAAIDWVESIGLTAIAAHERALLRQATERLAAIPGLRIKGTARHKSSIISWVMEDPPIATLDIGTALDLRGICIRTGHHCCQPLMDRLGVTATARASFGVYNRPDEVEALAEALSEIRDEALRRMVRAQSEEIDSDLRYPAAVADSPQAAADAIAEVFELLPDWPMRHQHLIDLGDRLPPMPESLKTEANAVHGCQSQVYIAMRVRPGTADVIEFLADSDANIVRGLIAVLQQLYSGQRARDILAFDVAAFFSRIGLDQHLSLTRRNGLEAMVRRVRRQAETLVGG, from the coding sequence ATGCTCAAGACTTCTCCCGAACGCGCGGATCGCCCCGTGCTCGACCTGGAGGCGATCCGTGCCCAGTTCCCGATCCTGACTGCCAAGCTCGATGAGCGACCCCTGATCTATCTCGACAGCGCCGCCAGCACCCAGCAGCCCGAGTGCGTGATCGAGGCGGTCGCCGATTATCATCGCGGTCATCACGCCAACATCCATCGCGGCGCCTACCGGCTTTCACGCACCGCGACCCGGTTGTATGAGGAGGCGCGCGAACGGGTGGCGCGCTTTCTCAACGCCGCCGAGCCGGTCGAGTGTCTGTTCACGCGCGGGACAACAGAATCGATCAATCTGGTCGCCGCCAGCTGGGGCCGCGCCACACTCCAGCCCGGCGACGAGATTCTGGTCTCGACCCTAGAGCATCACTCCAACCTCGTACCCTGGCAGATGGTCGCCGAGTCCCGGGGTGTCCGTCTTCGCGCCATCCCGATCGACGACGCGGGTGAGCTGGATCTGGACGCCTATCGGCGTCTGCTCTCGCCGCGCACGCGCCTGGTGGCGGTCAATCAGGTCTCCAACGCCCTCGGGACCATCAACCCGGTCGCCGAGATCATCGCCGAGGCCCATGCCGCCGGGGTCCTGGTGCTGATCGATGGTGCCCAGTGGGTCGCCCACGGCCCGACCGATGTCCAGGCGCTTGACGCCGATTTCTATGCCTTCTCCGGGCACAAGCTCTATGGCCCGACCGGGATCGGGGTGCTCTATGGCAAACGTCGGTTGCTGGAGTCCATGCCGCCCTATCAGGGCGGGGGTGACATGATTGAGCGCGTCACCTTCGAGCGTACCACCTATGCCGGCCTGCCGAACCGCTTCGAGGCTGGGACGCCGCACATCTCAGGCGCGGTCGGACTGGCGGCCGCCATCGACTGGGTCGAGTCGATTGGACTTACCGCGATCGCTGCGCACGAACGCGCGCTGCTGCGGCAGGCCACCGAGCGCCTGGCTGCGATCCCGGGTCTGCGGATCAAGGGGACGGCGCGACACAAGAGCAGCATTATCTCCTGGGTGATGGAGGATCCACCGATCGCCACCCTCGACATCGGCACCGCACTCGATCTGCGCGGCATCTGTATCCGGACCGGACATCATTGTTGTCAGCCGCTCATGGACCGGTTGGGCGTGACCGCGACGGCGCGCGCCTCGTTCGGCGTCTATAACCGCCCAGACGAGGTCGAGGCATTGGCCGAGGCCCTAAGCGAGATCCGTGACGAAGCGCTCCGCCGTATGGTGCGCGCTCAGAGCGAGGAGATCGACTCGGACTTGAGGTATCCGGCGGCGGTGGCTGACTCACCTCAGGCTGCCGCCGATGCGATTGCCGAAGTCTTTGAACTCTTGCCCGACTGGCCGATGCGCCATCAACACCTCATCGACCTAGGCGACCGGCTGCCGCCCATGCCCGAGTCGCTCAAGACCGAGGCCAATGCCGTGCACGGCTGTCAGAGCCAGGTCTATATCGCCATGCGAGTGCGCCCCGGAACAGCGGATGTCATCGAGTTCCTGGCCGACAGCGACGCCAACATCGTGCGCGGTCTGATTGCAGTGCTCCAGCAGCTCTACTCGGGTCAGCGGGCGCGCGACATCCTCGCGTTCGATGTCGCAGCGTTCTTTAGTCGGATTGGACTCGATCAGCACCTGAGCCTGACGCGGCGCAATGGGCTAGAAGCCATGGTACGCCGGGTGCGGCGGCAGGCAGAGACGCTTGTAGGTGGATAG
- the mnmA gene encoding tRNA 2-thiouridine(34) synthase MnmA codes for MSPNTQLASTKRVIVGLSGGVDSAIAAHRLLEQGYEVEALFMKNWEEDDAEGRCAAAADLADARAVAEQLGIRLHTVNFSSEYWDRVFEYFLREYRALRTPNPDVLCNAEIKFSVFLDYALGLGAAAIATGHYARISAEATGYHLHRAVDEDKDQTYFLHRLDQGQLARALFPLADLTKDEVRALAHRLGLANAAKKDSTGICFIGERRFSDFLARYLPREPGPIETPEGLRLGEHRGLAYYTIGQRQGLGIGGVSQGRAAPWYVAVKDSANNRLIVVQDSRHPLLMSSGLEALQPHWISGRAPEAPFRCLARLRHRQPLQACELVAIGPKGCQVRFDEPQRAVTPGQSIVFYQGSECLGGAIIERGLAS; via the coding sequence ATGTCTCCCAACACCCAGCTCGCCTCTACCAAGCGCGTCATCGTCGGTCTCTCCGGCGGTGTCGATTCGGCCATCGCGGCGCATCGACTGCTCGAGCAGGGCTATGAGGTCGAGGCGCTGTTCATGAAAAACTGGGAGGAGGACGACGCCGAGGGCCGCTGCGCCGCCGCCGCGGACCTGGCCGATGCGCGCGCTGTGGCCGAGCAGCTCGGGATCCGGCTGCATACGGTCAACTTCTCGTCCGAGTACTGGGATCGGGTCTTTGAGTATTTTTTGCGCGAGTACCGGGCCCTGCGCACGCCCAACCCGGATGTGCTCTGCAACGCTGAGATCAAGTTCAGCGTCTTTCTCGACTATGCGCTCGGTCTGGGCGCCGCGGCGATCGCGACCGGGCACTATGCTCGGATCAGCGCCGAGGCGACCGGCTATCACCTGCATCGCGCGGTCGATGAGGACAAGGATCAGACCTATTTCCTGCATCGGCTGGATCAGGGACAACTCGCACGCGCACTGTTTCCGCTCGCCGATCTCACCAAGGACGAGGTCCGCGCCCTGGCCCACCGACTTGGGCTGGCCAATGCCGCCAAGAAGGACAGCACCGGCATCTGCTTCATCGGTGAGCGAAGGTTCAGCGACTTTCTTGCGCGCTATCTGCCGCGCGAACCTGGTCCGATCGAAACGCCCGAGGGCCTGCGACTCGGTGAGCATCGCGGGCTGGCCTATTACACGATCGGCCAGCGTCAGGGGTTGGGGATCGGCGGGGTCAGTCAGGGGCGCGCGGCGCCCTGGTATGTGGCCGTCAAGGACAGCGCCAACAACCGGCTGATCGTGGTCCAGGACAGCCGACATCCGCTCTTGATGTCGAGTGGACTGGAGGCGCTCCAGCCCCATTGGATCAGCGGTCGGGCGCCCGAGGCGCCCTTTCGCTGTCTGGCGCGCCTGCGTCATCGTCAGCCGTTGCAGGCCTGTGAGCTGGTCGCGATCGGGCCAAAGGGGTGTCAAGTGCGCTTCGACGAACCACAGCGCGCGGTGACGCCTGGGCAATCCATTGTCTTCTATCAGGGAAGCGAGTGTCTGGGCGGGGCCATCATCGAGCGTGGTTTGGCGTCTTGA
- the hslO gene encoding Hsp33 family molecular chaperone HslO: MKDSDTLSRFLFEQSGIRGNRVHLDASWRAVLETHPYPEPVAVRLGEALAATALLAATIKFEGSLILQIQSSGPIRTLVAQATHARTVRGLARWEAEVPAVESLSEQFGTGQLVLTIDQGCGQPYQGVVPLTGARLTEAIEHYFADSEQIPTRLWLAATPSYASGLLLQRLPEAGTTEEDWGRVTQLADTLTPGELLGLATEPLLYRLFHEERVRLFEPEPVSFRCGCSRTRIADLLKLLGDSDIDRLIDEQGAVEVTCEFCNRRYRFDPVDARQLFASLTHHEPPATPQ, from the coding sequence ATGAAGGACTCGGACACACTCTCACGCTTTCTCTTTGAACAATCTGGCATTCGCGGCAACCGGGTCCATCTGGACGCGAGCTGGCGCGCCGTGCTGGAGACGCATCCCTACCCCGAACCGGTGGCCGTGCGGTTGGGCGAGGCGCTGGCGGCGACCGCACTATTGGCGGCGACCATCAAGTTCGAAGGCTCCTTGATCCTCCAGATCCAGTCATCCGGCCCCATCCGTACCCTGGTCGCCCAGGCCACGCACGCGCGCACGGTGCGCGGTCTGGCGCGCTGGGAGGCGGAGGTTCCAGCGGTCGAGTCGCTGAGCGAACAGTTCGGCACCGGACAGCTGGTGCTGACCATCGACCAGGGGTGCGGCCAACCTTATCAGGGCGTGGTCCCGCTGACCGGCGCGCGTCTAACCGAGGCCATCGAGCACTACTTCGCCGATTCCGAACAGATCCCGACCCGGCTGTGGCTGGCGGCCACTCCGTCATACGCCTCGGGCCTGTTGCTGCAACGTCTGCCCGAGGCCGGCACGACCGAGGAGGACTGGGGCCGTGTGACCCAGCTCGCCGACACCCTCACGCCAGGTGAGCTGCTGGGTCTGGCGACCGAACCTCTGCTGTATCGCCTCTTCCACGAGGAAAGGGTACGACTCTTCGAGCCGGAGCCAGTGTCCTTCCGCTGCGGCTGCTCGCGCACGCGTATCGCCGACCTGCTCAAGCTGCTCGGCGATTCCGACATCGATCGGTTGATCGACGAGCAGGGGGCCGTCGAGGTCACCTGCGAGTTCTGTAATCGGCGTTATCGCTTCGACCCGGTCGATGCGCGTCAGCTCTTTGCCAGCCTCACCCACCACGAGCCACCAGCGACTCCGCAATGA
- a CDS encoding metallophosphoesterase family protein, with protein sequence MKVAVFSDVQGNRPAMEEAVARILDWGPELVVMAGDLINRGPSSLACLERFDALRRAHGWLPVNGNHETWVQRCGREPPRDALEAELRRFADWTYRQIEPRLDALRDWPDHLCFNAGTDDSWVHVTHGTLAGNRHGIGTRATDEELRSVVPTDLALFVTAHTHRPLERMLDGMPILNVGSVGSPFDGDPRGSFALLTFEHNAWRWEIVRFVYDRRQAERDFDDLGFIEHGGPLARILFEEWKRARPLMALWRSDFEPAVLAGERALQPAVDAFLARLD encoded by the coding sequence ATGAAGGTCGCCGTCTTCTCCGATGTCCAGGGCAACCGGCCCGCCATGGAGGAGGCCGTCGCCCGCATCCTCGACTGGGGTCCGGAGCTGGTGGTCATGGCCGGGGATCTCATCAATCGCGGACCCAGCAGCCTGGCCTGTCTGGAGCGCTTCGACGCCCTGAGGCGCGCGCACGGCTGGCTGCCGGTCAACGGCAATCACGAGACCTGGGTCCAGCGTTGCGGACGCGAACCGCCGCGCGATGCGCTCGAGGCCGAGCTGCGCCGCTTCGCCGACTGGACCTACCGCCAGATCGAGCCCCGGCTCGACGCGCTCCGCGACTGGCCGGATCATCTCTGTTTCAACGCTGGAACCGACGACTCCTGGGTGCATGTCACCCACGGCACCCTGGCCGGAAACCGTCACGGCATCGGCACCCGCGCCACGGACGAAGAGCTGCGTAGTGTCGTACCGACCGATCTGGCGCTCTTCGTCACCGCCCACACCCATCGCCCGCTGGAACGGATGCTCGATGGGATGCCCATCCTCAACGTCGGCTCGGTCGGTTCGCCCTTCGATGGCGATCCGCGCGGGAGCTTCGCGTTGTTGACATTCGAGCACAACGCCTGGCGCTGGGAGATCGTGCGCTTTGTCTATGATCGTCGGCAGGCCGAGCGCGACTTCGACGATCTCGGCTTCATCGAGCACGGCGGACCGCTGGCACGCATCCTGTTTGAGGAATGGAAACGCGCCCGACCGCTGATGGCGCTGTGGCGCAGCGATTTCGAACCGGCGGTGCTAGCCGGTGAGCGCGCGCTGCAACCGGCCGTCGATGCGTTTTTGGCAAGACTCGACTAA